A stretch of Cytophagales bacterium DNA encodes these proteins:
- a CDS encoding DUF1080 domain-containing protein — MNIKIKSSVLIIGMLLSLVTVSYGQRVEKGFDVLFNGENLDGWVGNKSAYRAENGMIIVDPQGGGSGGNLYTSGEYSDFVFRFEFQLTAGANNGLGFHAPPEGDAAYVGKELQILENTAEKYANLKPYQYHGSLYGVMPAKRGFQKAVGEWNRQQVTVRGSWIQVILNGNVILEGDYLDQSENGTMDGREHPGLARTSGHIGFLGHGDVVRFRNIHIKDLSKSE, encoded by the coding sequence ATGAATATCAAAATAAAAAGCAGTGTACTGATCATTGGGATGTTGTTATCCTTAGTCACAGTTTCATACGGCCAGCGCGTAGAAAAAGGCTTTGACGTGCTCTTCAATGGAGAAAACCTGGATGGATGGGTAGGAAACAAAAGCGCCTACCGTGCCGAAAATGGCATGATCATCGTGGATCCTCAAGGTGGTGGCAGTGGCGGCAATCTCTATACCTCCGGGGAGTACAGCGATTTTGTTTTCCGTTTCGAGTTTCAATTGACGGCTGGCGCCAATAATGGATTGGGTTTCCATGCACCACCAGAAGGAGATGCTGCTTATGTGGGCAAAGAACTTCAGATCCTGGAAAACACGGCGGAGAAGTACGCCAACCTTAAACCTTACCAGTATCATGGCTCTTTGTATGGCGTAATGCCAGCCAAACGTGGCTTTCAAAAAGCGGTTGGAGAATGGAATCGCCAACAGGTGACTGTGCGTGGCTCATGGATTCAGGTGATCCTGAATGGTAACGTGATCCTCGAAGGAGATTACCTGGATCAAAGCGAAAATGGAACGATGGATGGCAGAGAACATCCTGGCCTTGCACGCACTTCGGGGCATATCGGATTCCTCGGTCACGGTGATGTGGTCCGGTTCCGAAACATTCACATCAAGGACCTGTCTAAATCGGAGTAA